One window of the bacterium genome contains the following:
- a CDS encoding PAS domain S-box protein, with protein MKFIKNQKHNSIKITLMAILAIALVIFSISIDLVNEIYQFLLSYVSIPLTHTLVNIVFLIQLLAILFAYRKWWTSNKREQELSKIIDGISPDTLIVTNGLGEIILSNRAAERMFGYSQDELIGLEQTDLISSITKNTDALPDPIESLKNEGFLIGLSKAKSKDGLTFPAEVISTSLQDNGGAAVLIRNITEKVDFQDEIFHYKNRLEEIVAKRTKELRDTKISLIKEIDEHRRSKEEIQNLAQFHESVVDNAKIWMDVIDSEGRVLLWNKAAEEISGYTRDEVVGNDIIWEKLYDKRTSESLKEKVLSAFRNNEEVEIETVIKARNGELKTIVWISRYLRNKKGGNYSALYLGREITQEKIANAQAKKRLEEMKFLSDSSIAFLGISSQKKLFEFLAKGLRKLYPSSKILVNSKNTETMEFVIEAYANIEDIRELLRRKLGKDMIGIGFKLNDDNAIAQLLSSRLVCLQSMGDLNALSFGQIPKTVSEEIKEELNLGNIYTIGFSWDRQLFGSANIITTEQTDIDNADIIESFINQASVALSRIRAEKEMVEAKRIAEKANKAKTQFLANMSHEIRTPLNGLLGMTEITLRSQLNAEQRENIRLAYKSGKDLLKIVNNILDLSKIEAGEMRLAEEEFSLRETVLSLRNKMVVLAKKKVLDFSIEISSDVTDLLIGDAFRLEQVLLNLVSNAIKFTDEGSVRVVIREIKNSDKKKETIKFDIIDTGIGIPKEKMKMIFESYQQADSSTKYKKGTGLGIAIAKSIIILMGGDIEVESEVGIGSDFHFTIVFDLS; from the coding sequence ATGAAATTCATTAAAAACCAAAAACATAATAGCATAAAGATCACTTTAATGGCGATTCTTGCCATTGCTTTAGTAATATTTAGCATAAGTATAGATCTAGTAAACGAGATCTATCAATTTCTATTATCCTATGTGTCTATTCCTTTAACGCATACGCTTGTCAATATAGTTTTTTTAATCCAATTACTTGCAATCTTATTCGCATATAGAAAATGGTGGACTTCCAACAAAAGAGAACAGGAGCTTTCAAAGATAATCGATGGCATTAGCCCAGATACTCTTATTGTAACGAATGGATTAGGTGAAATAATCCTATCTAATCGGGCTGCTGAAAGGATGTTCGGTTATTCACAAGACGAGCTTATAGGCCTTGAACAAACTGATCTTATCTCATCTATAACTAAAAACACCGATGCGCTTCCCGACCCAATAGAATCCCTTAAAAATGAGGGTTTTTTGATAGGTCTTTCGAAAGCTAAAAGCAAAGATGGTTTGACTTTCCCCGCAGAAGTTATATCAACATCTTTACAAGATAATGGAGGAGCTGCTGTTCTCATAAGAAACATTACAGAAAAGGTCGATTTTCAGGATGAGATTTTTCATTATAAAAATCGCCTCGAGGAGATTGTTGCCAAAAGGACAAAAGAACTTCGAGATACCAAAATATCTCTTATCAAGGAAATTGACGAACACCGCCGGTCCAAGGAAGAAATCCAAAATCTTGCTCAATTCCACGAAAGTGTTGTAGATAATGCAAAAATATGGATGGATGTTATAGATTCTGAGGGGCGCGTTCTTCTTTGGAACAAGGCTGCAGAGGAAATTAGTGGCTATACTCGCGACGAGGTTGTTGGAAACGATATAATATGGGAAAAACTTTACGATAAAAGGACCTCGGAAAGCTTAAAAGAAAAGGTTTTAAGCGCTTTTAGAAATAATGAAGAAGTTGAGATCGAAACGGTTATTAAAGCTCGAAATGGCGAATTAAAAACCATAGTATGGATTTCGCGCTATTTAAGGAACAAAAAAGGGGGGAATTATAGCGCTCTTTATCTTGGGAGAGAAATAACCCAAGAAAAGATCGCAAACGCTCAGGCTAAAAAGAGGCTCGAGGAAATGAAATTCCTTTCAGACTCGAGTATTGCTTTTCTCGGGATATCCTCCCAAAAAAAGCTATTCGAGTTCCTTGCTAAGGGTCTCAGAAAATTATATCCTTCATCTAAAATCCTCGTAAATTCAAAAAATACAGAGACCATGGAGTTTGTGATCGAGGCATATGCAAATATCGAGGATATACGCGAGCTTCTTCGCCGAAAGCTCGGGAAAGATATGATAGGAATAGGATTCAAGCTTAACGATGATAATGCTATTGCGCAACTGCTTTCGAGTCGTTTAGTTTGTCTTCAATCTATGGGGGACCTAAACGCCCTGAGTTTTGGGCAAATACCCAAAACCGTATCTGAGGAGATAAAAGAGGAGCTTAATTTAGGTAATATTTACACCATCGGTTTCTCATGGGATAGGCAACTTTTTGGAAGCGCTAATATTATCACTACAGAACAAACCGATATAGATAATGCAGACATTATCGAGTCCTTCATCAATCAGGCCTCGGTTGCTCTCAGTCGTATCCGTGCCGAGAAGGAAATGGTTGAGGCAAAACGTATCGCCGAAAAAGCTAATAAGGCCAAGACTCAGTTTTTGGCTAATATGAGTCACGAAATCCGCACCCCTCTTAATGGGCTGCTCGGGATGACAGAGATTACACTTCGTTCGCAGTTAAACGCTGAACAACGAGAGAATATTCGCCTGGCTTACAAATCGGGTAAGGACTTGCTCAAAATAGTAAATAATATACTCGATCTCTCGAAGATCGAGGCAGGCGAGATGAGGCTAGCTGAGGAGGAATTCTCTCTTCGCGAAACTGTTTTATCTCTCAGAAATAAAATGGTTGTTCTCGCGAAAAAGAAGGTTCTTGATTTTTCGATCGAGATTTCTTCCGATGTCACAGATTTGCTTATTGGCGATGCATTTAGGTTGGAGCAGGTCCTCTTGAACCTCGTTTCCAATGCAATTAAGTTTACTGATGAAGGCTCGGTTCGAGTTGTAATTAGAGAGATAAAAAACAGTGATAAGAAAAAAGAAACAATCAAGTTCGATATAATCGATACTGGTATTGGTATTCCAAAAGAAAAAATGAAAATGATTTTCGAAAGTTATCAACAAGCGGATAGTTCCACTAAATATAAAAAAGGCACGGGTTTGGGCATTGCGATAGCTAAAAGTATCATTATATTGATGGGAGGAGATATAGAGGTAGAAAGCGAAGTTGGTATTGGCAGCGATTTTCATTTCACTATCGTGTTCGATTTATCATAA
- a CDS encoding T9SS type A sorting domain-containing protein: protein MVKKNSVLLISAILMLCLTGVVLGQYKMERNTFAPGVPGKSDAGSTYIMSEGAIAQTAADITEDGTYVDQQGYIHRPFNLQIDYSMADLGYTPTFDAELTPQQGWYEPTGKLEIHAEAQVVVVDTLFYFDHWSSTTGASFNDAAANDTWFPFYQSHSVSAVYKTQYKVIFAANTKNDEDYVDWDPVTYTQMKTLDASDYVKVSYSNQGSSAETTPIYDGTSVTTWADYDQDWTFDDYNESYVPASDVIRWLTIDTDHTGPISAAQAGATVTCDYYQQFKCVVDIVYNPLTGTPGTVDGVTWNECNVAGTPTTGYTDDNDWVTTPSWADAACHLAFPEITTGGWFTVNLREWEPLDKPLTKTIVYGERIVAMMAANMLMWRGYSLMGVPLYPVEDTVAYREHVEREGGSVPAGWPPAMGRSDGRGDQEVVVYDDLDSNCVLCDAISIEDSVFGVYGNWWSVSKYYPETGAYRRYRGPGVPIEGSVEPFWPGRGYWFIQDHCDSLPIDVFGTLVDTTEPYDIPLGVFNGSSYSMYNMIANPFFDPDLSDTIDVQWAEAQVYLASDTTVKKVVDEAATSGWIDATAQVYRDGGYVPMNASIGDEDAIFEAEGVWVKTGDAPAIIDDTVYIRMRPHSLIARRRERPAPIYEIVSQWKVRLGAECEIYGQRDFANFIGYREYSEMAANPVYSTYEMPDYTYPAPHLRVFMLDDESQEVSSMFKGERTSVMSWPAVIDGRAVKGQKVNVSWDVDDIPEGMRLHLKDPAHDEYIDMLEQKDYSFIGDGNIYNIEIIANAPLAWVAKEVGEVAAVPKQFYIESPMPNPFNASTRIEFGLAEGDGGVVRVEVFDLLGRKINTIHDGILDPGIHRYTWTGIDDLGRDVASGTYFIRFNGAGREITKQVSLIK, encoded by the coding sequence ATGGTAAAGAAAAATAGTGTTTTATTAATTTCCGCCATTTTAATGCTTTGTCTTACAGGTGTGGTGTTAGGCCAATATAAGATGGAGCGAAATACTTTTGCGCCGGGCGTTCCGGGCAAAAGTGATGCCGGCTCGACCTATATAATGAGCGAGGGCGCTATCGCGCAAACTGCGGCCGATATCACCGAAGATGGGACTTATGTCGACCAGCAGGGCTACATCCATCGGCCATTCAATCTGCAGATAGACTATTCCATGGCCGATCTTGGATACACACCGACCTTCGATGCCGAGCTGACGCCCCAACAAGGTTGGTATGAACCTACAGGAAAATTGGAGATACACGCCGAGGCTCAGGTTGTCGTGGTCGATACACTGTTTTACTTCGACCATTGGAGTTCAACTACCGGCGCTTCGTTTAACGACGCAGCGGCGAACGATACATGGTTCCCATTCTATCAAAGCCACAGCGTTTCAGCCGTTTACAAGACTCAATACAAGGTTATTTTTGCAGCCAATACAAAAAATGATGAAGATTACGTCGATTGGGATCCTGTTACTTATACACAAATGAAGACACTTGATGCCTCCGATTATGTGAAGGTTTCTTATTCCAATCAGGGGTCATCCGCCGAAACCACTCCAATTTACGATGGCACCTCTGTTACAACTTGGGCTGACTATGATCAGGATTGGACATTTGACGATTACAATGAAAGCTATGTTCCTGCTTCTGACGTAATTCGTTGGCTTACAATAGATACAGACCACACCGGACCGATTTCTGCGGCACAAGCGGGAGCTACAGTTACTTGCGATTACTATCAGCAATTTAAATGTGTTGTCGACATAGTTTATAACCCGCTTACAGGAACACCCGGCACGGTTGATGGTGTTACCTGGAATGAATGTAATGTTGCCGGAACACCAACCACTGGCTATACTGACGACAATGACTGGGTGACCACCCCAAGCTGGGCCGATGCTGCTTGCCATTTAGCCTTCCCTGAAATAACCACCGGTGGATGGTTTACTGTAAACCTCCGCGAGTGGGAGCCGCTGGATAAGCCTTTAACAAAAACCATCGTTTATGGCGAAAGAATTGTGGCAATGATGGCGGCGAATATGCTGATGTGGCGTGGCTATAGCCTTATGGGTGTTCCGCTTTATCCTGTTGAAGACACTGTAGCTTATCGTGAGCATGTCGAGCGAGAGGGTGGTTCTGTGCCAGCGGGATGGCCGCCCGCAATGGGTAGAAGCGATGGCAGAGGAGACCAAGAAGTTGTTGTATATGACGATCTCGACTCGAATTGCGTGCTTTGCGATGCTATAAGCATCGAGGACTCAGTATTTGGCGTCTATGGAAATTGGTGGAGCGTCAGCAAATATTATCCTGAAACTGGCGCTTACCGTCGCTACCGTGGACCCGGTGTTCCCATCGAGGGTAGCGTCGAACCTTTCTGGCCGGGTCGCGGTTACTGGTTCATTCAGGATCACTGTGATTCACTTCCTATCGATGTTTTTGGAACGCTTGTTGATACTACCGAACCTTATGATATTCCTCTTGGCGTTTTCAATGGCTCTTCTTACTCTATGTATAACATGATTGCTAATCCATTCTTCGACCCTGATTTAAGCGATACAATAGATGTCCAATGGGCCGAAGCACAGGTTTATCTTGCTTCGGATACCACAGTTAAAAAAGTGGTTGATGAAGCTGCGACCTCGGGATGGATAGATGCTACCGCACAGGTATATCGTGATGGGGGCTATGTTCCAATGAATGCCTCGATTGGAGATGAAGATGCGATTTTCGAGGCTGAGGGAGTTTGGGTTAAGACAGGAGATGCACCAGCCATTATCGACGATACTGTATATATCAGAATGCGTCCGCATAGCCTAATTGCTCGTAGGCGTGAGCGCCCAGCGCCGATCTACGAGATTGTCTCGCAATGGAAAGTTAGGCTCGGTGCAGAATGCGAGATTTATGGCCAGCGCGATTTTGCCAACTTCATTGGATATAGAGAATACAGTGAAATGGCTGCTAATCCGGTTTATTCAACTTATGAAATGCCTGATTATACCTATCCCGCGCCGCATCTTCGAGTTTTCATGCTCGATGATGAGAGCCAAGAGGTTTCCTCGATGTTCAAAGGCGAGCGCACATCTGTAATGAGCTGGCCAGCTGTCATTGATGGACGCGCTGTGAAGGGCCAAAAAGTTAATGTTAGCTGGGATGTCGATGACATTCCCGAAGGAATGCGTCTTCACCTGAAAGACCCCGCCCATGATGAATATATCGATATGCTGGAGCAGAAGGATTATAGCTTCATTGGTGATGGCAATATCTATAATATAGAGATCATCGCCAATGCTCCTCTTGCCTGGGTTGCAAAGGAAGTTGGCGAGGTTGCGGCTGTTCCTAAGCAGTTCTATATCGAGTCCCCGATGCCGAATCCGTTCAATGCCAGCACTCGTATCGAGTTTGGCCTTGCGGAGGGCGATGGTGGTGTGGTTCGCGTCGAGGTGTTCGATTTACTCGGTCGGAAAATTAACACGATTCATGATGGCATCCTCGACCCAGGTATCCACCGTTATACATGGACAGGCATTGATGATCTCGGTCGTGATGTTGCAAGCGGAACATACTTCATACGCTTCAACGGCGCAGGTCGCGAGATTACAAAACAGGTTAGCTTGATTAAATAG